A region from the Lycium barbarum isolate Lr01 chromosome 8, ASM1917538v2, whole genome shotgun sequence genome encodes:
- the LOC132606003 gene encoding transcription factor RAX2-like isoform X2, with protein MPNSKSSLKNMELVEIGSLFLKKLVWGFFGSGLKRCGKSCRLRWLNYLRPNIKHGDFTDDEDRVICSLYANIGSRWSIIAAQLPGRTDNDIKNYWNTKLKKKLMALNIPSSNNQRLPFFPSPIPPPQPQTISNLFRDTYYNTPNRSFTGLVQSNAPVQQNNINFSLGTNNQYSDYLQSHERLVNSLKYCTLKDNLLMFGGSTEASCSSSDGGCSQMSYAKEIKKEEIGNCKFSNYEDTQKFNILDYGNNNISTWADQQKPNGYLGNNTQIQLQYDLEEVKQLIGSGNGNGSGCNNNSLFFNDENKTDARGMYYYLGSDLN; from the exons ATGCCAAACTCAAAGAGTTCATTGAAAAATATGGAACTGGTGGAAATTGGATCGCTTTTCCTCAAAAAGCTG GTATGGGGTTTTTTTGGATCAGGACTGAAGAGATGTGGGAAGAGTTGCAGATTGAGATGGCTAAATTATCTAAGGCCTAATATAAAGCATGGTGACTTTACTGATGATGAAGATAGAGTTATCTGCAGTTTGTATGCCAATATTGGGAGCAG GTGGTCAATTATAGCTGCTCAATTACCAGGAAGGACTGACAATGATATCAAGAACTACTGGAACACAAAGCTAAAAAAGAAACTCATGGCGTTGAATATTCCTTCATCAAATAATCAAAGATTACCATTCTTTCCATCTCCAATACCACCACCCCAACCACAGACAATTTCAAATCTTTTTAGAGACACATATTACAATACCCCAAATAGGTCTTTCACTGGCCTGGTACAGTCCAATGCACCAGTCCAACAAAATAACATTAACTTTTCTTTGGGTACTAATAATCAATATTCTGATTATTTACAAAGTCATGAAAGATTGGTCAATTCCTTGAAATATTGCACATTGAAAGATAATTTGCTAATGTTTGGAGGGAGTACTGAAGCAAGCTGTTCCTCATCTGATGGAGGTTGTAGCCAAATGAGCTATGCAAAAGAAATCAAGAAGGAAGAAATAGGTAATTGTAAGTTTTCTAATTATGAGGATACTCAAAAGTTCAATATTCTTGATTATGGCAACAATAATATTAGCACTTGGGCAGATCAACAAAAGCCAAATGGGTATTTGGGGAACAACACTCAAATTCAACTCCAGTATGATCTTGAAGAAGTTAAGCAGCTGATTGGTAGTGGCAATGGCAATGGCAGTGGTTGTAATAATAATAGTTTGTTCTTTAATGATGAAAACAAGACAGATGCGAGGGGGATGTACTATTACCTAGGAAGTGATCTAAACTGA
- the LOC132606003 gene encoding transcription factor RAX2-like isoform X3 — protein MGRAPCCVKANVKRGPWSPEEDAKLKEFIEKYGTGGNWIAFPQKAGLKRCGKSCRLRWLNYLRPNIKHGDFTDDEDRVICSLYANIGSRWSIIAAQLPGRTDNDIKNYWNTKLKKKLMALNIPSSNNQRLPFFPSPIPPPQPQTISNLFRDTYYNTPNRSFTGLVQSNAPVQQNNINFSLGTNNQYSDYLQSHERLVNSLKYCTLKDNLLMFGGSTEASCSSSDGGCSQMSYAKEIKKEEIDQQKPNGYLGNNTQIQLQYDLEEVKQLIGSGNGNGSGCNNNSLFFNDENKTDARGMYYYLGSDLN, from the exons ATGGGGAGAGCTCCTTGTTGTGTTAAGGCTAATGTGAAAAGAGGGCCATGGTCACCAGAAGAAGATGCCAAACTCAAAGAGTTCATTGAAAAATATGGAACTGGTGGAAATTGGATCGCTTTTCCTCAAAAAGCTG GACTGAAGAGATGTGGGAAGAGTTGCAGATTGAGATGGCTAAATTATCTAAGGCCTAATATAAAGCATGGTGACTTTACTGATGATGAAGATAGAGTTATCTGCAGTTTGTATGCCAATATTGGGAGCAG GTGGTCAATTATAGCTGCTCAATTACCAGGAAGGACTGACAATGATATCAAGAACTACTGGAACACAAAGCTAAAAAAGAAACTCATGGCGTTGAATATTCCTTCATCAAATAATCAAAGATTACCATTCTTTCCATCTCCAATACCACCACCCCAACCACAGACAATTTCAAATCTTTTTAGAGACACATATTACAATACCCCAAATAGGTCTTTCACTGGCCTGGTACAGTCCAATGCACCAGTCCAACAAAATAACATTAACTTTTCTTTGGGTACTAATAATCAATATTCTGATTATTTACAAAGTCATGAAAGATTGGTCAATTCCTTGAAATATTGCACATTGAAAGATAATTTGCTAATGTTTGGAGGGAGTACTGAAGCAAGCTGTTCCTCATCTGATGGAGGTTGTAGCCAAATGAGCTATGCAAAAGAAATCAAGAAGGAAGAAATAG ATCAACAAAAGCCAAATGGGTATTTGGGGAACAACACTCAAATTCAACTCCAGTATGATCTTGAAGAAGTTAAGCAGCTGATTGGTAGTGGCAATGGCAATGGCAGTGGTTGTAATAATAATAGTTTGTTCTTTAATGATGAAAACAAGACAGATGCGAGGGGGATGTACTATTACCTAGGAAGTGATCTAAACTGA
- the LOC132606003 gene encoding transcription factor RAX2-like isoform X1 — protein sequence MGRAPCCVKANVKRGPWSPEEDAKLKEFIEKYGTGGNWIAFPQKAGLKRCGKSCRLRWLNYLRPNIKHGDFTDDEDRVICSLYANIGSRWSIIAAQLPGRTDNDIKNYWNTKLKKKLMALNIPSSNNQRLPFFPSPIPPPQPQTISNLFRDTYYNTPNRSFTGLVQSNAPVQQNNINFSLGTNNQYSDYLQSHERLVNSLKYCTLKDNLLMFGGSTEASCSSSDGGCSQMSYAKEIKKEEIGNCKFSNYEDTQKFNILDYGNNNISTWADQQKPNGYLGNNTQIQLQYDLEEVKQLIGSGNGNGSGCNNNSLFFNDENKTDARGMYYYLGSDLN from the exons ATGGGGAGAGCTCCTTGTTGTGTTAAGGCTAATGTGAAAAGAGGGCCATGGTCACCAGAAGAAGATGCCAAACTCAAAGAGTTCATTGAAAAATATGGAACTGGTGGAAATTGGATCGCTTTTCCTCAAAAAGCTG GACTGAAGAGATGTGGGAAGAGTTGCAGATTGAGATGGCTAAATTATCTAAGGCCTAATATAAAGCATGGTGACTTTACTGATGATGAAGATAGAGTTATCTGCAGTTTGTATGCCAATATTGGGAGCAG GTGGTCAATTATAGCTGCTCAATTACCAGGAAGGACTGACAATGATATCAAGAACTACTGGAACACAAAGCTAAAAAAGAAACTCATGGCGTTGAATATTCCTTCATCAAATAATCAAAGATTACCATTCTTTCCATCTCCAATACCACCACCCCAACCACAGACAATTTCAAATCTTTTTAGAGACACATATTACAATACCCCAAATAGGTCTTTCACTGGCCTGGTACAGTCCAATGCACCAGTCCAACAAAATAACATTAACTTTTCTTTGGGTACTAATAATCAATATTCTGATTATTTACAAAGTCATGAAAGATTGGTCAATTCCTTGAAATATTGCACATTGAAAGATAATTTGCTAATGTTTGGAGGGAGTACTGAAGCAAGCTGTTCCTCATCTGATGGAGGTTGTAGCCAAATGAGCTATGCAAAAGAAATCAAGAAGGAAGAAATAGGTAATTGTAAGTTTTCTAATTATGAGGATACTCAAAAGTTCAATATTCTTGATTATGGCAACAATAATATTAGCACTTGGGCAGATCAACAAAAGCCAAATGGGTATTTGGGGAACAACACTCAAATTCAACTCCAGTATGATCTTGAAGAAGTTAAGCAGCTGATTGGTAGTGGCAATGGCAATGGCAGTGGTTGTAATAATAATAGTTTGTTCTTTAATGATGAAAACAAGACAGATGCGAGGGGGATGTACTATTACCTAGGAAGTGATCTAAACTGA